Below is a window of Entelurus aequoreus isolate RoL-2023_Sb linkage group LG07, RoL_Eaeq_v1.1, whole genome shotgun sequence DNA.
aagtaagaattttacaaaGCTTAGAATGACATGAAGGATACGGATCACAATAACATGGGGAAACCTCTGGATGGACAGACGCTTAGTGCTCTCTGTGTGCCTGTTACACCTCTCGCACATCTAAAACACATGAATGGATGCAAATGTACAAATGTGAGTCGCAAAGAAGCACACTTTACTACTGGCTTACAATAACTGTGGTTCATAACAACGATAGGTTGTTGGAATTCTGGTTTCcccaatgaaccacagctcccccaAGCCAGTAGCACTCATGGAGCTTCAGACTATATCACTACAATCATCATGTTTGACTGTGGACAAGACTCAGTTTTCTTGGAATTCACTTGTCCAGTCATTTGACTCACTatctatcagaatcagaatcagaaatattttattaatccctgaggggaaattcagattttcagcacaatctcaagagcagacatacattacaggcagACAGAGCAGGACCGCTGACGAGtcagccaacttccggcgccccaaTTCTGTACTGCTATACaatctgtacactgactactttaaagtAAATACAGAGTCGTTTGGTTTGGCCTGCCAAAGGGTGGCTTCCCAGATttaatacatattcatactgacctctttcaagctcactaggggtgtcccgatccgatattaatATTGGATATCTGTCCGAtatcagaaaaaaaacaagaatggttttatatcggcttgcatgtaaaatttCTGATATAaactctgatacaagcagtcctgcagcgtgtttaattgtTCAACgcaggacagccagttaacatttaaaagtcctccaataaacacaaagcaaaagtaaacatggtaggctatcgGCTGCAAGTAGCAagaagctacacaacagctaagcgcaaAATAGCACataagctagacatacataataagtgTTGTTGATTGAACAACATTTAAGTCTAAAACACtacatttgtcaaaataaacaagtgtcaaatgtaaaaaaagaaagtatCCAGGAACAAACAGTTCGAGATCAATCAATTTACTGTGTCATGATCTTAACTTAAAAGGGGCAGTTTGCAACACATAGCTACCTAGAGGGCGCTcattttccaatgtattttacagattatatcccgccctcttatgGCTCCTAGGATGTAATGACATAACTACGTAGGTACGTAACACAAACATTTAACGTTGAGTGTTCTTAGCTAATGATACcgatttggatagctagcgttagctgtcagtGAATGTTTATTCTATCAtaaaaacaacatgactgcaGACTGTTTGTTGCTTCTTttggactgtttttgtatgtgtgttgatgagaCAGTGTGTAAATACCAATCATTCTATTTGGCCtggtaaaatgttttattacataaatttagtaattgtgaaaaatacagACAATTATAAAACAAGTATGTTTTGTTAAACCACTAAAGGTAACTTAAGTTAACTGGtagtgtacatttgtttttattttttcttagaaAACTGTACAGTAACTttaagcaagttgcaaacagaccctttaatgaattattcattatttaatAATTATGAATATATTCATATATCCAATtgatcttctaccgcttgtccatatataaatatatatacgatatatattttttaaaactatttccaCTCCAGTTCAACTGaaagacagcataaatccattccagaTTTTAATATTAAATAGTTTAATCTTGAACTtttaaaccttttctaacatttcatactacaaaataatacaagtatgtactaTGATTCCTGCTAATATCAAATCGGCTTAATATGGGTATcgaccaatactcaaggctcgaaTATTGGTATTGTATCGGAAGGGGAAAAGAATGTATTGGGACACCTCTCGAGCTCACGTAGTCATTGATGGCATGTCTACAAGACTAACTACTTGCCATATATAATTGTTATTTGCACTAATTAAATAAACGCTATTTACATTTAGGCTATTTATTTTTCACCCTTAAAACTGCTGTTTTTGGCCTGTGGCCCAttgacacattttcactttggcccttgaaGGCAAAAGGTTTAAGCACTCCTATTTTCAGTGAGGAAATATAATATATTACTGATCGTACAAGTTCTGCCATTCTATGTAACCCACTTCCTATGAAGCCATAGCACGTGCAAAGACATTCACTTCCAGTGTGTCAAATGAATCAATGTTGAAACTCTTCAATCATAATAAGTTTCTAAAAAACTAAAGTAATTAATGATATATTGCCACATGAGGTCAAAGGAATGTATTTTCATGTAAATGACACATTACAGTACCATTGAATCATTTAATATTGATATTCATTGCTTTTGAATTATTTAAGAACTTACAGGTGAATTCTCCTTGTCCAGTCGCTCCTCTTGAGAAAAGAGGTCCAGACACTCCTTCAGTGTCACCTTTCCAGCAGAGCGCGGCTTGGGGATGGGCAGCGACAGGTCGCAAAAGACATCAAACGTGTTGGAGTAGTGGGAGCAGACGGAGCAGTGCAGAGAGCTCCGCAACTGACCCGAGAACAGATCTGTCAGGAGGGCAAAGGCGGTTTGATTGTGTTTACGTCAAGAGGAGAAATACACCATGTGCTCCTTACCGACTATCCTGCTGTCTTCTCTCTCTAAGTGTTTCTTCCACGTAGCAGCTGCTTCTTCAGAAATCCTTAAGAGAATTGTAAGCAGGTAAATCGCaaataatgtgttattattatacaGTATAACAAGAAGGCCTTGAgttgtatatattttaaacaaaaacacacacctaAATCTGGCATATTTTTGATCAGGGTCCTTCGGGGTTCGTCTAATGTTGGGCTTGCGGTTGATTTCAGTATGCAGCTTGTCCAAAAGGAACCTGAGAAACTCCTGAGCATCCTGTTGACTGCAAAGCACAGAGATGTTAATAACACAAAACAGAGGTCTTGAAACCTTTAAAATATACAATTAATCTTAGTTTTTGATCCCCAAGATATAGTGATACCTCAACTTAAGAATGCCCCAATATACAAGTGTTCTGAGATAAGAGCCGTCTCTCAGGTAATggttatgctttaagttacatgcaacaatttgagttacaagcatattatttggcgtagcaaatgtcacagtgaatccTGTAATTtctgaccaaaacatctggttttaGTCGTTAGTATTAGTTCATAACTATAAATCgacttacattttttttccaactATGGGAAGTAAGACAGTGAGTGTTAAAAACAGTGCTGAGAAgaggtggatgatattcattgaatttgattttttttttaaatccaaaacaTGACCAAAAAACAATTTGTAGCAATTTGAGAGAATCACCGCTAGACTGCACCATACTGATGCAGAATGAGTCTAAAGCCAGCCAAGAACATTAATATAATATCAAAATGTTTCCATGAACATATGGAGAAGCTGATGAAGGTGTGTTTGACAAAGAAGCAGCACAAAGGAGATACCACAAAAGTCTGCTCTCCAAGGTAAAGgcaatacattattattacttcataaaactgtacatgttaaaatggtgcgttttttttttttaccaaataaatGGATTTCAGTTCATTTCAAGAGGAGAcactgatttgagatacaagtgttttgagttcagagctccgtcacagaaccaattaaactcaaACGTTGAGGTACGACTGAAAAATTTcagatctatttaaaaaaaattgcaatgctAACAAAGTGCTAAAACAATGCTAAATTTGAACGTTATTGAAATCAAAACAAGTATCTTTACTCCCTATTGGACTGATATTTTGAGCAAATTGTATAAACAAAAGCAATAGCCTGAGGTAAATGTCtgtcaacattttaaaataagacAGAAGTTTGAATTTGGTAGAACAAAACATGGAGATCTACTTTATTGTCTCACCTATAGCCACTGAAGCAAGGCACGGCATCTTTGAAAATATTGTAAAACTGTCTTGGATTTACAACCGTGTCCACTTCTTTTGCGTCCCAAAGGCTAGACAATACCTGAGAGAAGGCTGATATTGAGAGACAAGTAATAAgcaaacaagaagaaaaagaacgAGGGAAAAATGGGTCCTGGGAAGACAAAGGCACTTACCTTCTGTAAGCCTTGCCTCCTCTTTGGAAAACTTTTCATGTCTGAAAGACTTAAGGAGACAGTAGTCCCGCAGGCTTCCAGTATGGGACAA
It encodes the following:
- the usp21 gene encoding ubiquitin carboxyl-terminal hydrolase 21, whose protein sequence is MKSFPKRRQGLQKVLSSLWDAKEVDTVVNPRQFYNIFKDAVPCFSGYSQQDAQEFLRFLLDKLHTEINRKPNIRRTPKDPDQKYARFRISEEAAATWKKHLEREDSRIVDLFSGQLRSSLHCSVCSHYSNTFDVFCDLSLPIPKPRSAGKVTLKECLDLFSQEERLDKENSPMCERCNRHTESTKRLSIQRFPHVIVIHLNRFATSRWSISKSTVCVSFPLTHLDLGPYGPVDCGPVLYDLYAICNHVGTVNIGHYTACCSDENGWCYYNDSSVTPVSENQLQTNQAYVLFYQLSNNSAPKRH